The Salvelinus alpinus chromosome 10, SLU_Salpinus.1, whole genome shotgun sequence genome includes the window ATGAAGACTTAAAATTATTATGCTTGCTTGACAGATAAGTATGAAAATCCTCTAGAAGTCTGCAGAATAATATAGGCAATGATGGAAAGAACATGTTGACTTACCTTTGGACATTGGTCTGAATAAAATACAAAAGTTTGAGCTAGTTTAAGCTATTTGAAAGTCTTGTGACTAGAGCTGGTGTTTTGGCATATGTATCCTCTCAGGCTGAGTGGGGTAAGGGTGAAGGGTCATTGCCTGGCTCAGAAAAACACTGCTTCTGAAATAAGTCCTTTCACAATAGTCTTTCTCTGATTAAGAGCTGATAATTCCAGGTGTTTCAAGACATTGAAAAAAACATGGTTTCAAACTGATGTTCCTGAGGTGCAGTTCAGGACATATTCCAGCCCAAATCGTCTTCAGTCAGCCGAAGACCAAGGCACCATGCAGTGGCTCAGTGACTGACATTTATCAGGCTCACCAACTCCATATTAGAATGTATTGGGTATCATGTATACAGGAAATCCTTCTATATACCAAGGAGACTCTTCTGCAGTTGTTTGGTTCTCAGTTTGGTTAGTACCAAGACTTTCCCCCCTTCTGTCTTCATGGGTTCTGCCTTTTCCTCCAAGACTCAGGTCAATCAGCTGTAGTTAGTAGCAGAACTGTGCCTCTTCCACTCCATCCACTCTTTACTTTCCAGAGCTCCTTCAGCATGTTCCACCACACAGGCTGCTTGCTCTTTATTCATTTCAGCTGTGAAGGATGAGCTGCAAACACACTGCTGGCGTCTGGTTGGTCTCTTGGCTGGTTGGTCTTGGTTGTCAGGGATGCTCTCGCTGTGGGAAGCTGCAACCACTCCCTTTGTGAGTTGCCACATTCTGCTGGGTTGTTCATTGGATGAGAGATGTCTGAAGAACCGATGAGCCAAACCTCTGCCATGAGCCATTAGGTTATTCACATGGTTGATAGTCTACTGTGGCATCTCTGTTCTCTAGAATGTTGCAAAGCTGGTCTGATATGTTCTGCCCCTCTTGATGAACAATAAAAGTTATTTGGGAGATCCCGACTTGCCTCCTCTATGAATTGATTTCACCTTTTTAATCATGAGAATGTGAAGGACAATGCCGTAAAATGGCCACTCTACTAAAAGAAGGCGTTTGGCGATTTGTCACGTTTATCACTGCAATGCCCCACATCAGGAAGGATTAGTTTGATGTATATAAATTGCGTCCCATCACAAATTCTCAGCTTGTAGAATACTTGCATTGTAGAATTAAAAAATATGTTAGAAGAATACTTCCTCCTCTAGCTGTCAATGATCTCAGGGCTTCTGACTTTGTCTTCCTGCAGTCGACAGTGAGAGTTGAAAAGAAGCATGAACTTTCACCCTTGACCCCTAAACGTTGCTGTCGGAAACACCTTACCTGTTCTGGCCCACAGGCCGGTTCATGTCCACCTTGATGGTGAGCGTCTCTTTCTCGCCGGCGCCCATGCGAGGCATTGCCATATCGTTCTGCTGTTGGTTCCAGTTGGGGTTGAGATCTCTATGCTGAGGTTTCCTAGGATCCATCCTGCCCTGTGCTGGCGGCCGGCCTCCTCGCGGCCCTGGTCCCCGGTCCTTCTCCCAGCGGGGCTCCATGTCGCTCACCTCTGCCCAACCGGGTGCCTCCTCTCTGGGCTCCATGTCCCAGACGCCTCCCCTGGGTTGGTACTCCTGGTGCTCTGGAGGGGAGTGCTGGGGGTTGGCATCCCGGGGTTGGTTCCCCTGCATTCCCTGAAGGAGAGGCCGGGGCTGGTTCATGGAGGGCCCCATCTGTCTCTTGCCACCCTGGGCTGGGGCCCCCCTCTCCCCACGGAATGCACTGTTTCTGGCCCTAGGCTCTGTGGGACTACCTCTATCTTGGAAGCCCATGGGGCTGGCTCTCCCATGACGATCAGGGCTTCTTCTGGACTCATGTATAGGCCCTCTCCTCGCCTCCTGGACAGGCCCTCTCCTCGCCTCCTGGACAGGCCCTCTCCTCGCCTCCTGGACAGGCCCTCTCCTCGCCTCCTGGACAGGCCCTCTCCTCGCCTCCTGGACAGGCCCTCTCCTCGCCTCATGGACAGGCCCTCTCCTCGCCTCATGGACAGGCCCTCTCCTCGCCTCATGGAcaggccctctcctctcctcatggacaggccctctcctctcctcatggacaggtcctctcctctcctcatggacaggtcctctcctctcctcatggaCAAGCCGACCCCTGGCCTCTTCTCTGGTATTGGACCTGCTACCCGACTTCCTGAACCGCTCCTCAGTGGCTCTGGCCCGATGGTGACGATGACTGAATCGGTCGTGGCTTGGGCTCTGGTCGGGGCCACGGCCCCTCTGGTTGTTGTAGAGTTCTGGCCCTCTGCTGTTTATAATACCATGGTCATGCTCCACGATGAGGGTTCCAGGCCCCTGGCCATCGTGGCTCCCCGAGGGGCCCCTGCGCCCCCGTGGCCCTGCTCCTCCGTACCCTTCCCGGGGCCTCTCCAATGAGGGGCGGCGCACCCTAAACTCTGCCTCCTTTCCGTACCTGTGTCGACATAAAGAGCAGGTGACATGGTTCAGCACTGACCGAGGACATACGATCACGCTGACTATACCTAACAAATATACAGATTTTGTAATAGCTAGCTTTCAATTTATTTAGGAAAACACATAGCATATGAATAGAATTTATGGGCTAATAGATAGTACCTTACATATCGGTTAATGACAACAGTCATTCATGCGAGCTGATTAGCAATAAACAAAGCCATATGACATCACAGGCGCACAAAGCCTCTAGATTACAGCGGGTAATAATAGTAAAGTATTCAACTATATCACAGTGTACGTCATGGCAAGCACCTGGTTCCAAGGATCACAGAGACAAGAGCATGTCATCCATGTTAAGCTATGCAATtcaatctactactactactactctatggTTACACAGGGGACACAGTAGCAGGGTGAAGTTTGCGCTTAGAAAAAACAGGAAGCTGGGTTCTCCTCTTCAATCTTCTTCTCTCGCTTTTGGCCATAAAATTCCAACGGAACACTGCTCAAATTTACCCAGGATGCACCGCTTCATCAGCTTCCCTCCGGTTCCGATCAGAGATGGTGCTCTTCTCTCTATGCATGTTTTCTCTGCTCTGGTCTCCATAGGGACCTGAAAaatctccacccctcctctcccccccacccTGAACCCTCTCCCTGGGGCTGCGGTCCCTGGACCTTCCCTGGCTCTGGTCCTGGTCTTCTCTTCTCCAGCTTGCAGAGGACACTATCTGGTGGTGGTCAGGACTGTAGTGAGGGTGCTGCGGGGCCAGTGATGGCAGCTTCTCTCTGGGTAGCCTCTGAGGGGAGTGGGGCAGCCCTTCGCTCCCGCTTCCTTTTCCCCTGCCACCCCCTCTGCCATCATGGGGGGAGAGCCTTCTGCGCTCGGCGTAGCCCAGCTCGTGGGGTTCTGCCGGTGGGGTTCTGCGATGGTGGAATTGCTCTGGGGGGAGGTGGTGGTCAAGCTTGTGGAGGCCTGGGGACATAGGTCTTCTGTGGCCCTCTGGGCCATCTGGGTGGATCTCGTCCATGAAGCGAACCCACTGATCCTCCCCAGGCAGCCTGCCCAGGTCAGCCAGCACCTGCTGGGGGTTGAAGTCTGGGTCGTCCCAGGGGAACCTCCGACCATCCTGCCTGCGCGGACTAACTCTGCAATAACACAAAAAAAGTATAACACATTTGAATTGTAAAGCACCTTTCATACAGCGTGCTGAGATGAGCCAACATTCTAAAGTAATCTTACATGAACTAGCATGTCAAATGAAGTGTGGAAGATATTTACCTGTGAGAATAGTGGGGTGATCGTGACCGTGGCCTCAACATTCTCTTTACCTTGAGAGATcagtggacagagagaaagagtatgCATGAGTAAAATACCACAATACACAGTTCCCTTGCCGTGACGCCAtacaataagattttttttttttaatgttatgtCGCCTACACATATTCTCACAGGTGCAGCCAaatgcttgtttctagctccaacagcgcagtaTACCTAACAatgcaaaacaatacacacaaatcccaaaaacttaaagaaattaagaaatatcagaacaagTCATGTCTGTCCTGAATCTATAGCAATATACATTTTAGATTATTCAGCAACATCCTAGGACTGTAACCAGCATTACTATGTCGTTTAACTTGGAAACTAAAGGGATTgaaatgtacagtagtagaataACATTGAGAACGAAACGTTATGTATGCTAGCTAGGCCATGCTAAAACCACTAGTCAGGAAGAAAACCAGACTTGGGACTATGATCAGCTCAAACGACGAAATATTTAACTAGTTAACGTTACTACCAAACAATactagctaacgtagctagcaGTAAAATAAATAGCACTGATTAACACCAGATTAACCGACATATCTTAACATTTGTGTGTTTTACTAATTGTCGTTGCTAGCCGACAATTCAACTCCACGATTTACGATGGGAGTTGAGCGGCGACTGACCGTTCTTTGGCCGTTTATCAGCCTTGAGTGAattttgactcgttctattgtccagcctaaCTGGAGCTCAGACGTCACATAACATTAACACTGTCGTGTGTTATTATTTGGGTGCTGAAATCAGTCGTTTTAAATAAAAACTTAATTTTATGTGACGTCGGAGCTCCAGTTCGCCCACAATAGTCGCCGCTGAACTACATCGTGTATCGTTGAGTTTAATCGCCTATGTCGTAGCCAGCTATCTAGCTGCTAGCTGCATGGCACTTACCCCAGCGCACGTTCCTACCAAAACTAGAGGATACGTAACCCAAAACACCAGTCTCGCACACACGATTTTATTATACAACTACTAGCTAGTAAGTAATGACGATCAAATATATTTCATATGAAGGACGTTCGTATTTTCTACACTCAGGAAGTTGTACAGTTGACTGTCTTTGCCTCGCGACTTCAAAACAGAATTTGACCCGGAAACACACACAATAAGGATAGCGCCACCGTTAGGACGTTTGAGTCACAGACGAAGGGGGTTAGTTATATCATCTTTGCTTGAGTTGTTTCCTCTGAACTAGATGTGTCCCCTACATTTCATTTTTGAAACAAAACTCACTGTAGAATACAAAAGTATTTTTTCACAAGACTGAGGATATAAAACATTAAGAAGAAGAacagctgctctttccatgaccaggtgaatccaggtgaaagctattatccctAGCTTATTGATGTAATtgattaaatccacttcagtcagtgtagataaaggggaggaaacaggtcaaagaaagatttttaagccttgagacaattgaaacatggattgtgcatgtgtgccattcagagggtgaatgggcaagacaaacgatgcaagttcctttgaacggggtatggtagtaggtgccaggcgcaccggtttgtcaagaactgcaaagctgctgggtttttcatactcaacagtttcctgtgtgtcaagaatggtccaccacccaaaggacatccagccaactcgtcctgctgctccagtttcaactgttctgcctgcggctatggaaccctgacctgttcaccggacgtgctaccttgtcccggacctgctgttttcgactctctctctaccgcacctgctgtctctaactctgaatgatcggctatgaaaagccaactgacatttactcctgaggtgctgacctgttgcaccctcgacaacctcTGTGATGATTTTTATTTGAgcttgctggtcatctatgaacattttaacatcttggccatgtactgttataatctccacctggcacagccagaagaggactggccacccctcagagcctggttcctctctagatttcttcctaggttcctgcctttctagggagtttttcctagccacgtgcttctacatctgcattgcttgctgtttggggttttaggctgggtttctgtatagcactttgtgacatcagttgGTGTAAAAatgggatttataaatacatttgattgattgattgacacaactgtgggaagcattggaggcaACAtagccagcatccttgtggaacgcccatcgaacaccttgtagagtccatgccccaacaaattgaggctgctCTGAGGGCAAAGGGAGGGGGGTATGCTGTTTGTTCTCGGTGTTTATAAACAAAGTCACAGACATGGCTTGATGACGTTTTATTGTTTTCAGCAGTTAGATCCATGCACCACGTCTACAGTTATATATTCCACCAAGCTGCAGTGACAGTGTTAACTGATTTTTAGTGAATAACATTCTGACCTTAAGTCTTAAATATACTTAATTTACCCTTGGGATACAAAGAAAGCATTAGATTATGAACgagcacagaaagagagaggaagagagatggacgGACTGGCTGATGGACGGACAGACATGGCAACTAAATCAAGAGTCAAGTGC containing:
- the LOC139531594 gene encoding bcl-2-associated transcription factor 1-like — its product is MLRPRSRSPHYSHRVSPRRQDGRRFPWDDPDFNPQQVLADLGRLPGEDQWVRFMDEIHPDGPEGHRRPMSPGLHKLDHHLPPEQFHHRRTPPAEPHELGYAERRRLSPHDGRGGGRGKGSGSEGLPHSPQRLPREKLPSLAPQHPHYSPDHHQIVSSASWRREDQDQSQGRSRDRSPRERVQGGGERRGGDFSGPYGDQSRENMHREKSTISDRNRREADEAVHPGYGKEAEFRVRRPSLERPREGYGGAGPRGRRGPSGSHDGQGPGTLIVEHDHGIINSRGPELYNNQRGRGPDQSPSHDRFSHRHHRARATEERFRKSGSRSNTREEARGRLVHEERRGPVHEERRGPVHEERRGPVHEERRGPVHEARRGPVHEARRGPVHEARRGPVQEARRGPVQEARRGPVQEARRGPVQEARRGPVQEARRGPIHESRRSPDRHGRASPMGFQDRGSPTEPRARNSAFRGERGAPAQGGKRQMGPSMNQPRPLLQGMQGNQPRDANPQHSPPEHQEYQPRGGVWDMEPREEAPGWAEVSDMEPRWEKDRGPGPRGGRPPAQGRMDPRKPQHRDLNPNWNQQQNDMAMPRMGAGEKETLTIKVDMNRPVGQNSQLCYSSDRQLSLDLVNVGRQRLDFLPMLEHSGTYLESAMHSGTFAQEIITLVHQVKEHYFRGDGVMLNERFSGPQDGGLPEEEEQEEEGPTLNRLFNMSMSEPDMEPVFSKVGRMQRQQQAVRDPGDLRHDLERRRQERLEGVKVTIPGGRLSQHPLAAGSDHQGGYGREEDEEQEGFPGSSGPPRRGRRWPGDMGGQRRGGMIRQDMGDQQRNNWPPNSPCNRPGPTRQQNHNINGANW